The Candidatus Methylomirabilota bacterium genome contains the following window.
CCGCTCGCCCTCAAAGCCGACCCATTCGCCTTTGCCTTCGAGCCATCACCCCGAACCGCCTCGCGTGTGTTCAACATTGATGCCTACCGGTGGGGGGATGCATCGTGGATGGAAGCGCGAGAGCATTACAACGGGCTTGAGCGACCGGTAGCGATCTACGAGGTACATCTGGGCTCCTGGATGCGGCCGCGTGAGGAGGGGAAAGATTTTCTCACGTATCGGGAGCTGGCGCACCAGCTTGCCGATTACCTGACCGAGATGGGATACACCCACGTCGAACTGCTCCCGATCACGGAGCACCCATTTTACGGCTCGTGGGGGTACCAAACTATCGGCTACTTCGCGCCAACCTGCCGATATGGAACGCCGGCAGATTTCATGTACTTCGTCGATCATTTGCACCAGTGCGGGATTGGCGTAATCCTTGACTGGGTCCCATCCCATTTTCCCCGCGACCCGCATGGGTTGGTTTACTTCGACGGGACCTACCTTTATGAGCATGAAGATCCCCGCAGGGGTGAACATCGCGAGTGGGGTACGCTCATCTTCAATTACGGCCGAAAGGAAGTGGACAACTTCCTGCTGAGCAATGCGCTCTTCTGGCTTGAACGCTATCATCTGGATGGTCTGCGGGTGGATGCGGTCGCCTCGATGCTCTATCTGGACTACTCCCGCAAGCCTGGCGAGTGGATCCCCAACATCCATGGCGGCAACGAGAATCTGGAGGCGGTCGCCTTCCTCAGGCGCCTCAATGAACTGATCTACGAGCACCATCCCGGCGTGATGACGATTGCGGAGGAATCGACCGCATGGCCCCAAGTCTCGCGCCCGACCTACATGGGCGGACTTGGCTTCGGGTTGAAGTGGAACATGGGGTGGATGCATGACATGCTCGGGTATATGGCACTCGATCCGATTCATCGAAGCTATCACCATAACAACCTGACCTTCGGTCTGCTCTATGCCTTCAGCGAAAACTTTATCCTGCCCCTTTCCCACGATGAGGTGGTGCATGGGAAAGGCTCACTGCTTGGAAAGATGTCGGGCGATATCTGGCAGAAGTTCGCGAACCTGCGCGGCTTCTATGTCTATATGTATGGGCAACCGGGGAAGAAGCTTCTGTTCATGGGAGGAGAGTTCGGCCAATGGCGCGAGTGGAATCACGACCAGGGCTTGGACTGGCATCTCCTCACGGAAGGTCCCCATCACAAAGGGGTACAGAGGCTCGTACAGGACCTGAATCGGCTTTACCGGGCGCAACCGGCTCTGCACGAGGTCGATTTCGATCTGCGCGGATTCGAGTGGATCGACTGCCATGACTGGCAGGGGAGCATCGTCTCTTTCCTGCGGCACGCCAGGAATCCGGAAGACTTCATGATCGTGGTCTGCAACTTTACCCCCGTGCCCAGATACGGCTATCGCATCGGTGTACCGACCGGTGGCTACTATGTGGAGCTACTGAACTCGGATGCCGCGATCTACGGTGGCAGTAATCTCGGGAATGGCGGCGGCGTTACGGCAGAGCCGATCCCGGATCATGGACAGCCGTTTTCACTGCTCCTCACTCTTCCTCCATTGGCCGGGTTGATCCTCAAGCCCGCAACCACCCCGGGTCCAACATGAGAACTCTGAGGGGACGGCGATCGCCTCCCGCTTACGGAGCGTCGGAATATGGCGGATAGACCTGCTGAGCAGACTTTCGACAGCGTTCAGGACAAGCTCCGTTTTCTGTTTGTCCTGCACAACCATCAGCCTCTAGGCAATTTTGATGAAGTGATCCAGGCGCTGACGGACAGGGCCTACCGACCCCTCCTCGAGGCCATCCGCACTAGACCAGCGCTCAAATTCACCCTGCACCTGAGCGGTCCGCTGTTGCTGTGGCTGGAGCGCCGAGCCCCGGATTACATCGATCTTATCGGCGAGCTGGTCCAGCACGACCGACTGGAGCTCCTGTCGGGAGGGTTATACGAGCCGATCCTGGCCGCCATCCCGCACGAGGACCGAATCGCCCAGATCACGCTGATGAGCGAGCGTCTTCTGTCCCGTTTCGGTGTTCGATCGCGCGGCCTGTGGCTGACGGAGCGGATCTGGGACAGCGCGATCATCCCCTCCCTTGTAGAGGCGGGCGTCGCCTATGTCTTGATGGATGACCGCGCCTTTCTCAC
Protein-coding sequences here:
- the glgB gene encoding 1,4-alpha-glucan branching protein GlgB encodes the protein MPSTLTAETIEAIVQGEHGDSFAVLGPHEVHVASEPCVAVRAFLPDAREATVVHADGVSEDRPMELAHPDGLFEVIVPTRDGLFPYRLRVVDRQGEGCEIEDPYRFPSTLSDYDLYLMGEGSHFRNYEKLGAHLMTLGGVPGVCFAVWAPNAKRVSVVGDFNRWDGRRHPMRHHPGNGIWDLFIPGLTEGALYKFEIKSQSGEPLALKADPFAFAFEPSPRTASRVFNIDAYRWGDASWMEAREHYNGLERPVAIYEVHLGSWMRPREEGKDFLTYRELAHQLADYLTEMGYTHVELLPITEHPFYGSWGYQTIGYFAPTCRYGTPADFMYFVDHLHQCGIGVILDWVPSHFPRDPHGLVYFDGTYLYEHEDPRRGEHREWGTLIFNYGRKEVDNFLLSNALFWLERYHLDGLRVDAVASMLYLDYSRKPGEWIPNIHGGNENLEAVAFLRRLNELIYEHHPGVMTIAEESTAWPQVSRPTYMGGLGFGLKWNMGWMHDMLGYMALDPIHRSYHHNNLTFGLLYAFSENFILPLSHDEVVHGKGSLLGKMSGDIWQKFANLRGFYVYMYGQPGKKLLFMGGEFGQWREWNHDQGLDWHLLTEGPHHKGVQRLVQDLNRLYRAQPALHEVDFDLRGFEWIDCHDWQGSIVSFLRHARNPEDFMIVVCNFTPVPRYGYRIGVPTGGYYVELLNSDAAIYGGSNLGNGGGVTAEPIPDHGQPFSLLLTLPPLAGLILKPATTPGPT